One Setaria italica strain Yugu1 chromosome I, Setaria_italica_v2.0, whole genome shotgun sequence DNA window includes the following coding sequences:
- the LOC105913666 gene encoding G-type lectin S-receptor-like serine/threonine-protein kinase SD2-5 isoform X2: MSLASGNLVLFDENNSAVWQSFDHPTDTLVMGQSLCRGMNLSAKPTNTKWPSSKVYLSAEWNGLQYSFEPAAYTQLFQTESGLQLRLTQTTPISTSTPSTCYAFVNGSLGFPEKIFTLPSASSLQFMRLESDGHLRLYELKEPSKARMLFDVLSMVMDFCDYPLACGDYGVCNNGQCSCPSFSHFRFQNDRLPGSGCIPVSNISCNHAHEHQLIPLNDVSYFSYSLFLSKAISGSSQTVCMQSCLLDCSCKVVLFQNYGPGGDGGYCLLLSEQKLILFAEDSTDRFSAFVKIQGNRSDKRRMIIIVTSTVTSLSLTWILVSAVIWKKFKKDQDQLLDSIPGTPKRFSFNELKVATSQFSVKLGCGGFGSVFQGRIGNETIAVKRLEGVEQGMEEFLAEVKTIGTIHHLNLVRLVGFCAERSHKLLVYEYMSNGSLDKWIFDTSPVFSLSWKTRRNIIMAIARGLSYLHEECKEKIAHLDIKPQNILVDENFNAKLSDFGLSKMINRDQSKVMTRMRGTRGYLAPEWLGSKITEKADIYSFGIVMIEMICGRRNLDESQPEQGIHLITLLQEKARSGQLSDLVDSSSNDMKFHVEEVMETMKLAMWCLQVDSSRRPLMSTVAKVLEGEMNMDATPDCIFVASFGSSNPDVAGSTSSYVPSESHLSAPR; encoded by the coding sequence ATGAGCCTTGCTTCAGGAAACCTTGTGCTTTTTGATGAGAATAATTCCGCAGTCTGGCAGTCGTTTGACCACCCAACAGATACTTTGGTCATGGGCCAATCACTATGTAGGGGAATGAACCTCAGTGCCAAACCCACAAACACAAAATGGCCATCTTCCAAGGTTTATCTATCGGCAGAGTGGAATGGGCTGCAGTACTCCTTCGAACCAGCAGCATACACACAGTTGTTCCAAACTGAAAGTGGGTTACAACTACGTTTGACACAAACTACTCCAATATCAACTTCTACACCATCAACTTGTTATGCATTTGTTAATGGCAGCCTTGGATTCCCAGAGAAGATCTTCACACTACCATCAGCAAGTTCATTGCAATTCATGAGGTTAGAATCTGACGGGCATTTGAGGCTATACGAGCTGAAGGAGCCAAGCAAAGCACGGATGTTGTTTGATGTATTGAGCATGGTCATGGACTTCTGTGATTACCCATTGGCCTGTGGTGATTATGGTGTTTGTAATAATGGACAATGTTCTTGTCCTAGTTTCAGCCATTTTAGGTTCCAAAATGATCGGCTTCCAGGTTCTGGGTGCATACCCGTATCAAACATTTCCTGCAACCATGCACATGAGCACCAGCTGATACCACTCAATGATGTTTCTTACTTCAGTTACAGTCTGTTCTTGTCAAAAGCCATTTCAGGTTCTTCACAAACTGTCTGCATGCAATCATGTTTATTGGATTGCTCTTGCAAGGTAGTGCTTTTTCAGAATTATGgtcctggtggtgatggtggttaCTGCTTGCTGTTATCGGAGCAAAAGCTAATTTTATTTGCAGAAGATTCAACAGATCGCTTTTCAGCGTTTGTCAAGATACAAGGTAATCGCTCAGATAAAAGGAGGATGATTATTATTGTTACCTCCACAGTCACAAGCTTGTCTCTAACATGGATATTGGTTTCTGCTGTTATATGGAAAAAGTTCAAGAAAGACCAGGACCAACTCTTAGATAGCATACCTGGGACACCAAAGCGTTTCTCCTTTAATGAGTTGAAGGTTGCTACTAGCCAGTTCTCAGTGAAGCTTGGCTGTGGTGGATTTGGATCTGTCTTCCAAGGCAGGATAGGCAACGAAACTATTGCTGTTAAACGTTTGGAGGGTGTCGAGCAAGGAATGGAAGAGTTCTTAGCAGAGGTCAAGACTATTGGCACAATCCATCACCTTAACCTTGTCAGGTTGGTAGGATTTTGTGCAGAGAGATCACATAAGCTCCTTGTCTATGAATACATGTCCAATGGCTCATTGGATAAATGGATTTTTGACACAAGTCCAGTATTCAGTCTTTCTTGGAAAACAAGACGTAACATCATCATGGCTATTGCTAGGGGATTGTCGTACCTCCATGAAGAATGCAAGGAAAAGATTGCACATTTAGACATCAAGCCCCAAAATATTCTCGTGGACGAAAATTTTAATGCAAAGCTCTCAGATTTCGGACTTTCAAAAATGATAAATAGGGACCAGAGCAAAGTGATGACTCGAATGCGAGGAACGCGTGGATATCTAGCACCTGAGTGGCTGGGCTCAAAAATCACCGAGAAGGCAGACATCTACAGCTTTGGGATCGTGATGATCGAAATGATCTGTGGTCGACGGAACTTGGATGAATCTCAGCCCGAGCAGGGCATCCACTTGATAACCCTGCTTCAAGAAAAGGCTAGGTCTGGTCAGCTGTCTGATTTGGTGGACAGTAGCAGTAATGACATGAAATTCCATGTGGAGGAAGTTATGGAAACGATGAAGCTTGCCATGTGGTGCTTGCAGGTTGATAGCAGCAGAAGGCCCTTGATGTCAACAGTCGCCAAGGTGTTGGAAGGCGAGATGAATATGGACGCCACACCTGATTGCATTTTTGTGGCTAGTTTTGGATCAAGCAATCCCGATGTAGCGGGATCAACTTCTTCCTATGTGCCTTCTGAGTCACATTTATCAGCGCCTAGGTGA
- the LOC105913666 gene encoding G-type lectin S-receptor-like serine/threonine-protein kinase SD2-5 isoform X1 — MMNMQYFNKSMALLLLLGFCFPLTILAQLPYAAQSNVWNISNILSSNISMDDKGNTHLMLPILNDSRISYTSYFGFYTTDGHSFILAVVFLGPQSPVIWSANPDNPVSHDAILNFTGEGDLLLHNGDGTTIWSTATSNKSVANMSLASGNLVLFDENNSAVWQSFDHPTDTLVMGQSLCRGMNLSAKPTNTKWPSSKVYLSAEWNGLQYSFEPAAYTQLFQTESGLQLRLTQTTPISTSTPSTCYAFVNGSLGFPEKIFTLPSASSLQFMRLESDGHLRLYELKEPSKARMLFDVLSMVMDFCDYPLACGDYGVCNNGQCSCPSFSHFRFQNDRLPGSGCIPVSNISCNHAHEHQLIPLNDVSYFSYSLFLSKAISGSSQTVCMQSCLLDCSCKVVLFQNYGPGGDGGYCLLLSEQKLILFAEDSTDRFSAFVKIQGNRSDKRRMIIIVTSTVTSLSLTWILVSAVIWKKFKKDQDQLLDSIPGTPKRFSFNELKVATSQFSVKLGCGGFGSVFQGRIGNETIAVKRLEGVEQGMEEFLAEVKTIGTIHHLNLVRLVGFCAERSHKLLVYEYMSNGSLDKWIFDTSPVFSLSWKTRRNIIMAIARGLSYLHEECKEKIAHLDIKPQNILVDENFNAKLSDFGLSKMINRDQSKVMTRMRGTRGYLAPEWLGSKITEKADIYSFGIVMIEMICGRRNLDESQPEQGIHLITLLQEKARSGQLSDLVDSSSNDMKFHVEEVMETMKLAMWCLQVDSSRRPLMSTVAKVLEGEMNMDATPDCIFVASFGSSNPDVAGSTSSYVPSESHLSAPR; from the coding sequence ATGATGAACATGCAATATTTTAACAAGTCGATGGCTCTTCTATTACTGCTTGGCTTCTGCTTTCCACTGACCATCCTTGCCCAGCTCCCTTATGCTGCTCAATCGAATGTTTGGAATATTTCGAATATTCTAAGTAGTAATATATCCATGGACGACAAAGGAAACACTCATCTTATGCTCCCCATTCTTAACGATAGCAGAATCTCATATACAAGTTATTTTGGCTTCTATACCACAGATGGTCATTCGTTCATTCTCGCTGTAGTGTTTTTGGGACCCCAATCTCCAGTCATCTGGTCTGCTAACCCTGACAATCCTGTAAGCCATGATGCCATCTTGAACTTCACAGGAGAAGGGGATTTGCTCCTCCACAATGGTGATGGCACCACGATCTGGTCCACAGCTACATCGAACAAGTCAGTTGCAAACATGAGCCTTGCTTCAGGAAACCTTGTGCTTTTTGATGAGAATAATTCCGCAGTCTGGCAGTCGTTTGACCACCCAACAGATACTTTGGTCATGGGCCAATCACTATGTAGGGGAATGAACCTCAGTGCCAAACCCACAAACACAAAATGGCCATCTTCCAAGGTTTATCTATCGGCAGAGTGGAATGGGCTGCAGTACTCCTTCGAACCAGCAGCATACACACAGTTGTTCCAAACTGAAAGTGGGTTACAACTACGTTTGACACAAACTACTCCAATATCAACTTCTACACCATCAACTTGTTATGCATTTGTTAATGGCAGCCTTGGATTCCCAGAGAAGATCTTCACACTACCATCAGCAAGTTCATTGCAATTCATGAGGTTAGAATCTGACGGGCATTTGAGGCTATACGAGCTGAAGGAGCCAAGCAAAGCACGGATGTTGTTTGATGTATTGAGCATGGTCATGGACTTCTGTGATTACCCATTGGCCTGTGGTGATTATGGTGTTTGTAATAATGGACAATGTTCTTGTCCTAGTTTCAGCCATTTTAGGTTCCAAAATGATCGGCTTCCAGGTTCTGGGTGCATACCCGTATCAAACATTTCCTGCAACCATGCACATGAGCACCAGCTGATACCACTCAATGATGTTTCTTACTTCAGTTACAGTCTGTTCTTGTCAAAAGCCATTTCAGGTTCTTCACAAACTGTCTGCATGCAATCATGTTTATTGGATTGCTCTTGCAAGGTAGTGCTTTTTCAGAATTATGgtcctggtggtgatggtggttaCTGCTTGCTGTTATCGGAGCAAAAGCTAATTTTATTTGCAGAAGATTCAACAGATCGCTTTTCAGCGTTTGTCAAGATACAAGGTAATCGCTCAGATAAAAGGAGGATGATTATTATTGTTACCTCCACAGTCACAAGCTTGTCTCTAACATGGATATTGGTTTCTGCTGTTATATGGAAAAAGTTCAAGAAAGACCAGGACCAACTCTTAGATAGCATACCTGGGACACCAAAGCGTTTCTCCTTTAATGAGTTGAAGGTTGCTACTAGCCAGTTCTCAGTGAAGCTTGGCTGTGGTGGATTTGGATCTGTCTTCCAAGGCAGGATAGGCAACGAAACTATTGCTGTTAAACGTTTGGAGGGTGTCGAGCAAGGAATGGAAGAGTTCTTAGCAGAGGTCAAGACTATTGGCACAATCCATCACCTTAACCTTGTCAGGTTGGTAGGATTTTGTGCAGAGAGATCACATAAGCTCCTTGTCTATGAATACATGTCCAATGGCTCATTGGATAAATGGATTTTTGACACAAGTCCAGTATTCAGTCTTTCTTGGAAAACAAGACGTAACATCATCATGGCTATTGCTAGGGGATTGTCGTACCTCCATGAAGAATGCAAGGAAAAGATTGCACATTTAGACATCAAGCCCCAAAATATTCTCGTGGACGAAAATTTTAATGCAAAGCTCTCAGATTTCGGACTTTCAAAAATGATAAATAGGGACCAGAGCAAAGTGATGACTCGAATGCGAGGAACGCGTGGATATCTAGCACCTGAGTGGCTGGGCTCAAAAATCACCGAGAAGGCAGACATCTACAGCTTTGGGATCGTGATGATCGAAATGATCTGTGGTCGACGGAACTTGGATGAATCTCAGCCCGAGCAGGGCATCCACTTGATAACCCTGCTTCAAGAAAAGGCTAGGTCTGGTCAGCTGTCTGATTTGGTGGACAGTAGCAGTAATGACATGAAATTCCATGTGGAGGAAGTTATGGAAACGATGAAGCTTGCCATGTGGTGCTTGCAGGTTGATAGCAGCAGAAGGCCCTTGATGTCAACAGTCGCCAAGGTGTTGGAAGGCGAGATGAATATGGACGCCACACCTGATTGCATTTTTGTGGCTAGTTTTGGATCAAGCAATCCCGATGTAGCGGGATCAACTTCTTCCTATGTGCCTTCTGAGTCACATTTATCAGCGCCTAGGTGA